A genomic window from Triticum urartu cultivar G1812 chromosome 7, Tu2.1, whole genome shotgun sequence includes:
- the LOC125521164 gene encoding protein OS-9 homolog: MGFAGRPLPFLLLLLIAGAAATDQIFTTSGVPFGKNSREPRYRVEFHPTDSPYHPENGQESEPMTDHEGRQYTCYLPVEETKTMKSIVPQNATNVIIESERKVKPKEPDELLEVLKDQCFYRHEGWWSYEFCYYGKIRQVHVENEKVIQEYVLGEYDPDATDAYHDNHTSESADEGHVKDTSKRYHVHVYTNGTVCDLTDIPRYTEVRFVCSEPTVLISSIKEISSCKYVLTVQSPMLCKNPLFQQEKRTFFIHCNELLPEAEAEAAEDDDSLPKEAQMSIVPNPDELHNYAAYAT, encoded by the exons ATGGGGTTCGCCGGCCGGCCGCTCCCCTTCCTCCTGCTCCTCCTAATCGCCGGCGCGGCCGCCACCGACCAGATCTTCACCACCTCAG GCGTGCCGTTCGGGAAGAACTCGCGTGAGCCGAGGTACCGCGTGGAGTTCCACCCCACCGATTCGCCCTACCACCCG GAGAATGGCCAGGAGTCTGAACCAATGACGGACCACGAGGGGAGACAATACACCTGCTACCTACCAGTGGAAGAAACCAAGACCATGAAGTCGATTGTCCCACAGAATGCAACCAATGTTATAATAGAAAGCGAACGGAAAGTTAAGCCAAAGGAGCCAGATGAACTGCTGGAGGTTCTCAAAGACCAGTGCTTCTACAGG CATGAAGGTTGGTGGTCTTATGAATTCTGCTATTATGGGAAAATCCGACAGGTTCATGTAGAGAATGAGAAG GTTATCCAAGAGTATGTTCTAGGTGAATATGACCCTGATGCAACCGATGCTTACCATGACAACCACACCTCTGAATCTGCCGATGAGGGTCACGTGAAAGATACTTCTAAGAG GTATCATGTCCACGTGTACACAAACGGGACTGTCTGTGATCTCACCGATATACCGCGGTACACAGAG GTTAGGTTTGTTTGTTCTGAGCCCACTGTACTGATCAGTTCGATAAAGGAGATATCTTCCTGCAAGTATGTTTTAACAGTCCAAAGCCCAATGCTCTGCAAGAACCC GTTGTTTCAGCAGGAAAAACGCACCTTCTTCATCCACTGCAACGAGTTGCTTCCCGAAGCAGAAGCTGAGGCCGCCGAGGACGACGACTCTCTCCCAAAAGAAGCTCAGATGTCCATCGTTCCAAACCCCGACGAATTGCATAACTACGCAGCTTACGCTACCTGA
- the LOC125523737 gene encoding amino acid transporter AVT6E-like, producing the protein MPLRLRSTLLPACYSSGTRAYCPHLPVRSNPHVVGAPNFTSRNERKLPGKLFPSLKKGEKKRAQISSLQSIHQPTPSDPSTSPGSSSTSIPAPEEHAGLLRPASSPAQPNLAGKNRDLPRRRRAAFTNAGLFPVRHLRLGRRGSGSSFRSCAVRCSWRSARLGVNLHFPPNLGVGGRKDFFAAAFQSVDPPRAGAPATMVNSNYSALPLTSTAIELQSAQPPPPPKSGASAKLTKQDSFLGEVEDDDAATPGEHDELPLIGDDGPAGPPEGSGVSGAVFNLATSIIGAGIMALPATMKVLGVAVGLVSILVMGVLSEVTIELLVRFAVRCRALSYGELVHRALGRPASVVAQLCIVVNNAGILVVYLIIIGDVMSGSLKHMGVMDQLVGHGEWDNRRLLILFVLVVFLAPLCALEKIDSLSLSSAASVGLAVVFVAVSCMIAAVKLVEGKLAAPRMGPDFSSKAAILDLLVVIPIMTNAYICHFNVQPIYNELKEKTPQNMYNISRISTVLCVVVYALTAISGYLLFGDDTESDVLTNFDKDLGIKFSTVLNYIVRIGYIVHLVLVFPVVHFSLRQTVDSLVFGELAPHSRKRMLSLTVVLLALIYLGSTMIPNIWMAFKFTGATTGLALGFMFPALVALRLDKEGECLGRGERLLSVGMLGLAIVVSVVGVVGNVYSLRSKSE; encoded by the coding sequence ATGCCTCTACGTCTACGGTCTACCCTCCTACCCGCGTGCTACAGTAGCGGCACACGGGCCTACTGCCCCCACCTGCCAGTGAGGTCGAATCCGCACGTGGTTGGTGCGCCCAACTTTACGAGTAGGAATGAACGTAAATTGCCTGGCAAACTCTTTCCTTCCCTGAAGAAAGGGGAGAAGAAGAGGGCTCAGATCTCTTCCCTCCAATCCATCCATCAACCCACCCCCAGCGATCCGTCTACCTCGCCAGGATCCTCGTCGACGTCGATCCCTGCTCCGGAAGAGCACGCGGGTCTTCTCCGCCCCGCTTCTTCCCCCGCCCAGCCAAATCTCGCCGGGAAGAACCGAGATTTGccccggcggcggcgggcggcatTCACCAATGCGGGCCTGTTTCCCGTGAGGCATCTCCGGCTGGGACGGCGGGGGTCGGGATCTTCCTTCCGATCGTGCGCGGTCCGGTGTTCCTGGAGGAGCGCTAGATTGGGCGTGAATCTCCATTTTCCCCCTAATCTCGGCGTCGGCGGACGGAAGGATTTCTTTGCCGCCGCCTTCCAATCCGTCGATCCGCCTCGGGCGGGCGCGCCGGCGACCATGGTGAACTCCAACTACTCCGCGCTACCGCTGACCTCCACGGCCATCGAGCTGCAGTCCGCCcagccgcctccgccgcccaAATCTGGTGCCTCCGCCAAGCTCACCAAGCAGGACTCGTTCCTCGGCGAGGTCGAGGACGACGATGCCGCCACCCCCGGCGAGCACGACGAGCTACCGCTCATCGGCGACGACGGCCCGGCGGGTCCCCCTGAAGGCTCGGGCGTCTCCGGCGCGGTGTTCAACCTCGCGACCTCCATCATCGGGGCGGGCATCATGGCGCTGCCGGCGACCATGAAGGTCCTCGGCGTGGCCGTCGGCCTCGTCTCCATCCTCGTCATGGGGGTGCTCTCGGAGGTCACCATCGAGCTGCTCGTCCGGTTCGCGGTGCGCTGCCGCGCGCTCTCCTACGGGGAGCTCGTGCACCGGGCCCTCGGCCGCCCCGCCAGCGTCGTCGCGCAGCTCTGCATCGTCGTCAACAACGCCGGCATCCTCGTCGTCTACCTCATCATCATCGGGGACGTCATGTCCGGGTCCCTCAAGCACATGGGCGTCATGGACCAGCTCGTCGGCCACGGCGAGTGGGACAACCGCAGGCTGCTCATCCTGTTTGTCCTTGTGGTGTTCCTCGCCCCGCTGTGCGCGCTCGAGAAGATTGACTCGCTGAGCCTGTCGTCTGCCGCGTCGGTCGGGCTCGCCGTTGTTTTTGTGGCCGTCTCGTGCATGATCGCGGCGGTGAAGCTAGTTGAGGGCAAGCTCGCCGCGCCGAGGATGGGGCCTGATTTCAGCTCGAAGGCGGCAATTCTGGACCTGCTGGTGGTGATACCCATCATGACCAACGCCTACATCTGCCATTTCAATGTGCAGCCCATCTACAACGAGCTCAAGGAGAAGACGCCTCAGAACATGTACAATATCAGCCGGATCTCCACCGTGCTCTGCGTAGTCGTGTACGCCCTGACCGCCATCTCCGGGTACCTCCTGTTCGGCGACGACACCGAGTCCGATGTCCTCACCAACTTCGACAAGGACCTTGGGATCAAGTTCAGCACGGTGCTCAACTACATTGTGAGGATCGGGTACATCGTCCACCTGGTCCTCGTCTTCCCGGTGGTCCACTTCTCGCTGAGGCAGACGGTGGACTCGCTGGTCTTCGGTGAGCTCGCGCCCCACAGCAGGAAGAGGATGCTCTCCCTGACGGTGGTGCTGCTGGCCCTCATCTACCTCGGCTCGACCATGATACCCAACATCTGGATGGCCTTCAAGTTCACCGGCGCGACGACGGGGCTGGCATTGGGTTTCATGTTCCCGGCCCTCGTGGCGCTGAGGCTGGACAAGGAAGGGGAGTGCCTGGGCCGCGGAGAGAGGCTCCTGTCGGTCGGAATGCTGGGGCTGGCCATCGTCGTCAGCGTCGTCGGGGTTGTCGGAAACGTGTACAGCCTGAGGAGCAAGTCTGAGTGA
- the LOC125523736 gene encoding U3 small nucleolar RNA-associated protein 21 homolog, translating to MGIFEPFRAIGYITTGGVPFSLQRLGTETFVTVSVGKAFHVYNCAKLTLVLAGPQLPKKIRALASFKEYTFAAYGSDIAVFKRTDLVVTFTKHEEKVNMLYLFGEYILSADIKGDLFIWAFRGAKPSSEPVGNISLGDKFTPTCIMHPDTYLNKVIIGSEEGPLQLWNISTKKKVYDFKGWDSSVRCCVSSPALDMVAVGCADGSIHVHNIRYDEELMSFNHEIRGDVTALSFRTDGQPLLASGGSSGVISIWNLEKRRLHSVIREAHDGSIVSLHFFANEPILMSSAADNSIKMWIFDNNEGDARLLRFRSGHSAPPRCIRFYGNGKFILSAGQDRAFRLFSVVQDQQSRELSQRHVAKRAKKLRVKEEEIKLKPVIAFDCAEIRARDWCNVVTCHTDTSKAYVWRLQNFVIGEHILTPSSETESLIKACTISACGNFTILGTEGGWIEKFNLQSGISRGSYIDGSLSLQCAHEGEVVGLACDATNGSLISAGYRGDIKVWDFKSCKLKSKFNVGKSVTKIAYHRANGLFATVADDMVLVLFDTVSMKMVRRFEGHTDRITDLCFSEDGKWLISSSMDGTLRIWDISLARQIDAMRVDVSITSVSMSPNMDVLATTHVDQNGVYLWVNQALFSPLTNVDSYASGKHVRNVLLPTVSSAERSEEEEPIKKSQDSNQSNIKPFVIMDHQIPDMITLSLLPRSQWQSLTNLDIIKVRNKPIEPPKKPEQAPFFLPSVPSLSGEILFEPPSSKETDGSTTEDIGHKKMADLSSHFSRLLQSCGELESYSAFTDYLKGLSPSSLDMELRMLQIIDDDEVEESEEPRPELHSISLLLDYFIHELSCRNNFEFVQAVLKLFLKIHGETIRRHSTLQEKVRKLLDVQSKVWQKIDKMFQSSRCMVTFLSNSQF from the exons ATGGGGATCTTCGAGCCGTTCCGCGCGATCGGGTACATCACCACCGGCGGCGTGCCCTTCTCCCTGCAGCGCCTCGGCACCGAGACCTTCGTCACCGTCAGCGTCGGCAAGGCCTTCCACGTCTACAAC TGTGCCAAGCTCACTTTGGTCCTTGCCG GACCTCAACTGCCCAAGAAGATCCGCGCTCTGGCATCCTTCAAGGAATACACATTTGCTGCATACGGAAGCGACATCGCGGTTTTCAAACGGACCGATCTG GTGGTTACCTTTACTAAACATGAAGAAAAGGTCAACATGCTGTACCTGTTTGGAGAATACATTCTCAGTGCAGATATTAAAGGTGATTTATTTATCTGGGCCTTCAGAGGAGCTAAACCAAGCAGTGAGCCTGTTGGAAACATATCACTGGGAGACAAGTTTACTCCAACCTGCATTATGCATCCGGATACTTACCTAAATAAG GTCATTATTGGTAGTGAAGAAGGACCCTTGCAGCTGTGGAATATCAGCACAAAGAAAAAAGTATATGATTTTAAGGGTTGGGATTCATCAGTACGTTGTTGTGTTTCTTCACCTGCTCTGGATATGGTTGCAGTCGGTTGCGCCGATGGATCTATTCATGTTCACAATATACGATATGATGAAGAGTTGATGTCTTTCAACCATGAAATTCGGGGTGATGTAACTGCCCTGTCATTTCGAACAG ATGGGCAACCCCTTCTAGCATCTGGAGGTTCCTCGGGTGTTATTAGCATTTGGAATCTTGAGAAGAGAAGGCTGCACTCTGTGATTAGGGAGGCCCATGATGGTTCTATTGTATCACTTCATTTCTTTGCCAATGAACCTATTTTGATGAGCTCAGCAGCTGATAATTCAATAAAA ATGTGGATATTTGATAATAATGAAGGAGATGCTCGTCTGTTACGATTTCGAAGTGGACATAGCGCTCCACCTCGGTGCATAAG ATTCTATGGCAATGGAAAATTCATCTTATCCGCTGGTCAAGACCGTGCCTTCCGTCTCTTCTCAGTTGTTCAG GATCAACAAAGCAGAGAGCTTTCTCAGCGGCATGTGGCAAAAAGAGCGAAAAAGCTTAGAGTAAAG GAGGAAGAGATAAAGCTAAAACCAGTTATTGCATTTGATTGTG CTGAGATACGTGCACGTGATTGGTGTAATGTTGTTACATGCCACACGGATACTTCAAAGGCATATGTATGGCGTCTTCAGAACTTTGTTATAGGCGAACATATTCTTACACCATCGTCAGAGACTGAGTCACTGATTAAG GCTTGTACTATAAGTGCATGTGGTAATTTTACTATCTTGGGCACTGAAGGTGGTTGGATCGAAAAATTTAACCTTCAATCTGGGATTAGTCGTGGTAGTTACATTGATGGCTCTCTGTCATTGCAATGTGCACATGAAGGTGAAGTTGTTGGATTAGCCTGTGATGCAACAAATGGATCTCTGATTAGTGCTGGATACCGTGGGGATATTAAG GTCTGGGATTTTAAGAGTTGCAAGCTAAAATCCAAATTCAATGTTGGTAAATCTGTAACTAAGATTGCATATCACCGGGCAAATG GTCTTTTTGCTACTGTAGCAGATGATATGGTGCTTGTATTGTTTGATACAGTATCAATGAAAATGGTCCGTAGATTTGAAGGACATACAGATCGTATCACTGATCTGTGTTTCAGTGAGGATGGGAAATGGCTCATTTCGTCTAGTATGGATGGGACGCTCAGAATATGGGATATCAGTTTAGCAAGACAGATAGATGCGATGCGCGTTGATGTATCTATAACATCCGTCTCTATGTCTCCTAATATGGATGTGCTGGCAACCACCCATGTTGATCAAAATGGCGTGTATCTTTG GGTTAATCAAGCTTTGTTCTCACCTTTGACAAATGTTGATAGCTATGCAAGTGGTAAACATGTCCGGAACGTGCTTTTGCCAACTGTTTCGTCAGCCGAAAGATCTGAGGAGGAAGAACCCATTAAAAAATCACAAGATTCAAATCAATCTAATATTAAACCTTTTGtcataatggatcatcaaatacCAGATATGATCACACTCTCATTACTCCCAAGGAGTCAATGGCAAAGCTTGACAAATCTTGACATTATAAAG GTTCGAAACAAACCGATCGAGCCACCTAAGAAACCTGAGCAGGCGCCATTTTTCTTGCCCTCAGTTCCATCCCTTTCAGGGGAGATATTGTTTGAGCCTCCTTCCAGTAAAGAAACAGACGGCAGCACTACTGAGGACATAGGTCATAAAAAGATGGCCGATCTCTCCTCCCACTTCAGTCGGTTGTTACAATCCTGTGGAGAACTTGAGAGCT aTTCAGCGTTCACCGACTACCTAAAAGGCCTATCTCCGTCATCCTTAGATATGGAACTACGGATGCTACAGATAATAGATGACGACGAGGTGGAAGAGTCTGAGGAACCAAGACCCGAGCTCCATTCCATTTCATTGCTGCTGGACTACTTCATTCATGAGCTTTCCTGCAGGAACAACTTCGAGTTTGTTCAAGCTGTTCTGAAATTGTTTCTGAAG ATACATGGTGAAACAATACGGCGCCACTCGACGCTACAGGAGAAAGTGAGGAAACTTCTAGACGTCCAGAGCAAGGTCTGGCAGAAGATCGACAAAATGTTTCAAAGCTCGCGATGCATGGTCACATTCCTCAGCAACTCGCAGTTTTAG
- the LOC125521163 gene encoding probable leucine-rich repeat receptor-like protein kinase At2g33170 translates to MEKSSRSSGSRASHHGWSFQALLLLHLSMAAGAQPQPQPPRLSEAQESTMRELSATVSATAPWASWNTTDPNPCLWSGVTCFVPPPPASNNGSGSSAAAAVLRLSMSGFGLSDTSVLAALCSLDTLESLDLSRNRFADLPRHLSSCSLGAGLRALNLSYAQLAGPLGDFAGFRRLEVLDLSFSLLTGNVSKQLSSLPRLRVLNLSYNGLHGDLPTDMAISLEELVLSNNNFSGQIPTGLFRHGNLTLLDLSDNNLTGDVPDEFLKLPNLQTLLLARNDLRGAIPGSLSSVTTLSRFAAGHNKFSSSIPSGITKNVRVLDLSSNMLSGEIPSDMFSAPGLDTVDLTDNKLQGHIPPGFSRGLYRFRLGGNFLDGVIPGSIGDASSLAYLELDNNNFVGGIPWQLGKCSKLLLLNLASNELSGAVPVEIDKLGSLVVLKLQMNNLEGHIPIALVGLVNLNELDLSQNSFDGEIPHGIFQLPRLSNMYLHGNKITGAIPASVSSSQFLIELDLGDNSLSGVIPTMPTTLSTVLNLSHNHLSGSIPSDIGSLLYLKVLDLSHNELFGPVPSSLQGLLSLTRLVLSYNYLSGTLPKFPSSVAVHSMGNPDLTIGDPDLTDIDEDSGVIAAIEDNESAIWVAITSFAVCFVVAFYWDGIRNGWFAGPRCK, encoded by the coding sequence ATGGAGAAGAGCAGCCGGTCATCCGGCTCACGTGCTTCTCACCATGGGTGGTCATTCCAGGCGCTGCTGCTGCTTCATCTGTCCATGGCAGCCGGCGCGCAACCGCAACCGCAGCCGCCGCGGCTGAGCGAAGCGCAAGAAAGCACCATGAGGGAGCTCTCGGCCACGGTATCCGCCACGGCCCCGTGGGCCAGCTGGAACACGACCGACCCGAACCCGTGCCTGTGGAGCGGGGTCACCTGCttcgtgccgccgccgccggcgtcCAACAACGGCTCCGGCTCATCCGCCGCGGCGGCCGTGCTCCGCCTCTCCATGTCCGGCTTCGGCCTCTCCGACACCTCCGTGCTCGCCGCCCTGTGCTCCCTTGACACCCTCGAGTCTCTCGACCTCTCCAGGAACAGGTTCGCCGACCTGCCGCGGCACTTGTCTTCGTGCTCCTTGGGCGCCGGGCTGCGGGCGCTCAACCTCAGCTATGCCCAGCTGGCCGGCCCGCTCGGCGACTTCGCCGGCTTCCGCCGGCTGGAGGTCCTAGATCTCTCCTTCAGTCTTCTCACCGGAAATGTGAGCAAGCAGCTGAGTTCTTTGCCTAGGCTGAGAGTCTTGAACCTCAGCTACAacgggctccatggtgacctcccgACAGACATGGCCATCTCTTTGGAGGAACTGGTGTTATCCAACAATAATTTCAGTGGGCAGATACCGACGGGCTTGTTCCGGCATGGAAATCTCACTCTGCTCGATCTGAGCGACAACAACCTCACCGGTGATGTGCCCGATGAGTTCCTCAAGCTCCCCAACCTCCAAACCCTGCTCCTTGCCCGCAACGATCTTCGCGGCGCGATACCCGGCAGCTTGTCGAGCGTGACAACACTGTCTCGTTTCGCGGCTGGCCACAACAAGTTCAGTAGCTCCATACCTAGTGGGATCACCAAGAACGTGAGGGTGCTCGATTTGAGCTCCAACATGCTAAGTGGTGAGATACCTTCCGATATGTTCTCGGCTCCGGGTTTGGATACCGTCGATCTCACCGACAATAAGCTTCAAGGGCACATTCCGCCGGGGTTCTCTCGTGGCCTCTACCGCTTTCGTCTCGGAGGGAATTTTCTCGATGGTGTCATCCCCGGCTCGATCGGCGATGCCTCGAGCTTGGCTTATCTTGAGTTGGACAACAATAACTTTGTGGGAGGTATACCTTGGCAACTCGGCAAATGCAGTAAGCTGCTTCTCTTGAATCTTGCAAGCAATGAGCTGAGCGGTGCGGTGCCCGTCGAGATCGACAAACTCGGTAGCCTGGTCGTTCTTAAGCTCCAAATGAACAATCTTGAGGGCCATATACCAATTGCACTTGTTGGTCTGGTGAACCTGAATGAATTGGACCTTAGCCAAAACTCATTTGATGGAGAGATACCACATGGGATTTTCCAGCTACCTCGGCTTTCAAACATGTACTTGCACGGTAACAAGATCACCGGCGCCATTCCGGCTTCAGTCAGCTCATCGCAGTTTCTCATCGAGCTTGATCTCGGCGATAATTCgctcagtggtgtcatccccacAATGCCGACCACCTTGAGCACGGTCCTCAATCTAAGTCACAACCATCTCAGTGGCTCTATCCCTTCGGACATCGGATCTTTGCTTTACCTCAAGGTTCTTGATCTTTCCCACAACGAATTGTTCGGCCCGGTACCCTCATCGCTCCAAGGTTTGTTGAGCTTGACACGTTTGGTGCTTTCCTATAATTATCTGTCGGGGACCCTCCCGAAGTTTCCATCGTCCGTGGCGGTCCATTCGATGGGAAATCCTGATCTCACTATTGGAGATCCTGATCTTACCGATATCGACGAGGATTCGGGGGTGATAGCAGCCATTGAAGACAACGAGTCAGCTATATGGGTTGCAATAACTTCATTTGCGGTCTGCTTCGTCGTCGCTTTCTACTGGGATGGGATCAGAAACGGGTGGTTTGCAGGTCCAAGGTGCAAGTAG